One part of the Vitis riparia cultivar Riparia Gloire de Montpellier isolate 1030 chromosome 6, EGFV_Vit.rip_1.0, whole genome shotgun sequence genome encodes these proteins:
- the LOC117916001 gene encoding myb-related protein 2-like isoform X1, translated as MNQNRRHNQGNTGPVLLADSKPRLKWTPELHERFMEAVNQLGGAYKATPKTIMKQMGIQGITLNHIKSHLQKYRMSEHFLGQASTENTRNVTGDTRFEANGESIYKIPLGSHTNKSLQKSTALQMLIEVPRRSHEQLEVQQHLQVQVESQEKYSHAIFKGVHRTLGRENPSLEGGKGARDQPSRLVFKIPDRYQDALHPKFTELPGLCAEETQMNHFPNFSKNSCPTLFEEYQSDKKMNHNIVHLEAYHHDVPLAPKDVGKWRTSD; from the exons ATGAACCAGAATAGGAGGCATAACCAAGGAAATACAGGACCGGTTCTCTTAGCTGACAGTAAGCCTAGGCTCAAATGGACACCAGAGCTTCATGAGCGCTTTATGGAAGCAGTCAATCAGCTTGGAGGAGCATATA AAGCTACTCCAAAAACAATCATGAAGCAAATGGGGATTCAGGGAATTACCCTAAACCACATAAAAAGCCATCTTCAG AAGTACAGAATGAGTGAGCATTTCCTTGGACAAGCTAGTACTGAGAACACAAGGAATG TGACTGGAGACACGAGGTTTGAAGCCAATGGAGAGAGTATCTACAAAATACCCCTAGGTTCCCACACAAATAA AAGCTTACAGAAGAGTACAGCACTGCAAATGCTAATTGAAGTGCCGAGAAGATCCCATGAACAGCTTGAG GTGCAGCAACACTTACAAGTACAGGTGGAAAGCCAGGAGAAATACTCGCATGCAATTTTCAAGGGAGTCCACCGAACACTGGGAAGAGAGAATCCCAGCCTAGAGGGAGGTAAAGGTGCAAGAGACCAGCCCTCTCGACTAGTCTTCAAAATTCCAGATAGATACCAGGATGCTTTGCACCCTAAGTTCACAGAATTGCCAGGTCTGTGTGCTGAAGAAACACAAATGAACCATTTTCCTAACTTTTCAAAGAATAGCTGTCCGACCTTGTTTGAAGAATATCAAAGTGATAAAAAGATGAACCACAACATAGTGCACTTGGAAGCTTATCACCATGATGTACCCCTAGCACCAAAAGACGTTGGAAAATGGAGAACCTCTGACTAA
- the LOC117916001 gene encoding myb-related protein 2-like isoform X2 — protein MNQNRRHNQGNTGPVLLADSKPRLKWTPELHERFMEAVNQLGGAYKATPKTIMKQMGIQGITLNHIKSHLQKYRMSEHFLGQASTENTRNVTGDTRFEANGESIYKIPLGSHTNNLQKSTALQMLIEVPRRSHEQLEVQQHLQVQVESQEKYSHAIFKGVHRTLGRENPSLEGGKGARDQPSRLVFKIPDRYQDALHPKFTELPGLCAEETQMNHFPNFSKNSCPTLFEEYQSDKKMNHNIVHLEAYHHDVPLAPKDVGKWRTSD, from the exons ATGAACCAGAATAGGAGGCATAACCAAGGAAATACAGGACCGGTTCTCTTAGCTGACAGTAAGCCTAGGCTCAAATGGACACCAGAGCTTCATGAGCGCTTTATGGAAGCAGTCAATCAGCTTGGAGGAGCATATA AAGCTACTCCAAAAACAATCATGAAGCAAATGGGGATTCAGGGAATTACCCTAAACCACATAAAAAGCCATCTTCAG AAGTACAGAATGAGTGAGCATTTCCTTGGACAAGCTAGTACTGAGAACACAAGGAATG TGACTGGAGACACGAGGTTTGAAGCCAATGGAGAGAGTATCTACAAAATACCCCTAGGTTCCCACACAAATAA CTTACAGAAGAGTACAGCACTGCAAATGCTAATTGAAGTGCCGAGAAGATCCCATGAACAGCTTGAG GTGCAGCAACACTTACAAGTACAGGTGGAAAGCCAGGAGAAATACTCGCATGCAATTTTCAAGGGAGTCCACCGAACACTGGGAAGAGAGAATCCCAGCCTAGAGGGAGGTAAAGGTGCAAGAGACCAGCCCTCTCGACTAGTCTTCAAAATTCCAGATAGATACCAGGATGCTTTGCACCCTAAGTTCACAGAATTGCCAGGTCTGTGTGCTGAAGAAACACAAATGAACCATTTTCCTAACTTTTCAAAGAATAGCTGTCCGACCTTGTTTGAAGAATATCAAAGTGATAAAAAGATGAACCACAACATAGTGCACTTGGAAGCTTATCACCATGATGTACCCCTAGCACCAAAAGACGTTGGAAAATGGAGAACCTCTGACTAA
- the LOC117916001 gene encoding myb-related protein 2-like isoform X3, with protein sequence MNQNRRHNQGNTGPVLLADSKPRLKWTPELHERFMEAVNQLGGAYKATPKTIMKQMGIQGITLNHIKSHLQKYRMSEHFLGQASTENTRNVTGDTRFEANGESIYKIPLGSHTNKSLQKSTALQMLIEVPRRSHEQLELNSRQLTWNIE encoded by the exons ATGAACCAGAATAGGAGGCATAACCAAGGAAATACAGGACCGGTTCTCTTAGCTGACAGTAAGCCTAGGCTCAAATGGACACCAGAGCTTCATGAGCGCTTTATGGAAGCAGTCAATCAGCTTGGAGGAGCATATA AAGCTACTCCAAAAACAATCATGAAGCAAATGGGGATTCAGGGAATTACCCTAAACCACATAAAAAGCCATCTTCAG AAGTACAGAATGAGTGAGCATTTCCTTGGACAAGCTAGTACTGAGAACACAAGGAATG TGACTGGAGACACGAGGTTTGAAGCCAATGGAGAGAGTATCTACAAAATACCCCTAGGTTCCCACACAAATAA AAGCTTACAGAAGAGTACAGCACTGCAAATGCTAATTGAAGTGCCGAGAAGATCCCATGAACAGCTTGAG CTAAATAGCAGACAGTTGACATGGAACATTGAATGA